A DNA window from Mycobacterium sp. IDR2000157661 contains the following coding sequences:
- a CDS encoding TetR/AcrR family transcriptional regulator translates to MLIGLVGRGFLRILEDLIAQFADDPALVRPSRFCPTMLRTATGQPLIAALQRNDDDLLGVLADHPRSLALNEALGPAAVLGAALPLWRAHGMARTDWASADQAFAMQSLITGVTLSIVSDPVSTDGRLKVLGKAVTALLGPEHPTQKGLRAAASGVEKFLRDGQIAVLEVIDRRP, encoded by the coding sequence TTGCTCATCGGGCTGGTAGGCCGGGGGTTTCTGCGCATCCTCGAAGATCTGATCGCGCAGTTCGCGGATGATCCCGCTCTAGTCCGCCCATCGCGCTTCTGTCCGACGATGTTGCGGACTGCGACCGGCCAGCCTCTCATCGCAGCCCTGCAGCGCAACGACGACGATCTGCTCGGTGTGCTCGCCGACCACCCGCGATCTCTTGCGCTCAACGAGGCACTGGGGCCCGCGGCCGTGCTGGGCGCAGCACTTCCGCTGTGGCGAGCGCACGGAATGGCTCGGACCGATTGGGCCAGTGCCGATCAAGCATTCGCAATGCAATCGCTCATCACCGGTGTCACGCTGTCGATCGTTAGCGACCCGGTCAGCACCGATGGCCGATTGAAGGTTCTCGGCAAGGCTGTCACCGCACTGCTCGGGCCTGAACACCCCACTCAGAAAGGGCTTCGGGCCGCAGCATCGGGCGTCGAGAAGTTCCTGCGCGACGGCCAAATCGCCGTACTTGAAGTCATCGATCGTCGGCCGTAG
- a CDS encoding lysophospholipid acyltransferase family protein, whose amino-acid sequence MTTTPDVSIDRIVNEPSRVQVLRRRIFAVADGLAPAVDLCRIYVDGLENLPCDGRFLLVGNHTLSGSSEVVLIPYFVHRELGVRVRGLATRQIGEARGLLRDVLEAAGAVPGLPDTCAELMRRGETILVFPGGGRDMLKFKGEEYTLQWHRRSGFARLAAAHDYPIVPVGLVGGDDVYHSLVERDGPWERWSRGLGERLHGLPGVGVPIVRGLGPTMIPRPQRMYLRFASPIDTSRPSDVEPEKWVDTVKERTQTALETTLAELQQLRATDPFRNLNPFAWSNALQPR is encoded by the coding sequence ATGACGACGACACCGGACGTCAGTATCGACCGCATCGTCAACGAGCCCTCCCGTGTGCAGGTTCTGCGGAGGCGGATCTTCGCTGTCGCAGACGGATTGGCTCCTGCAGTCGATCTCTGTCGTATCTATGTCGACGGACTGGAGAACTTGCCGTGCGACGGAAGGTTCCTGCTCGTCGGCAATCACACCCTGTCGGGTTCGAGCGAAGTGGTTCTGATTCCCTACTTCGTGCACCGCGAGCTGGGTGTCCGGGTGCGTGGTCTCGCCACCAGGCAGATCGGTGAGGCCAGGGGCCTACTTCGTGACGTCCTGGAGGCGGCGGGCGCGGTCCCCGGTTTGCCCGACACCTGCGCGGAGTTGATGCGCCGAGGCGAGACGATCCTCGTGTTCCCCGGTGGCGGCCGGGACATGCTCAAGTTCAAGGGTGAGGAGTACACGCTCCAGTGGCACCGCCGGAGCGGTTTCGCCCGGCTGGCGGCAGCGCACGATTACCCGATCGTGCCGGTCGGATTGGTCGGCGGAGACGACGTTTACCACAGTCTCGTCGAACGCGACGGCCCGTGGGAACGGTGGAGCCGAGGCCTCGGTGAGCGCCTGCACGGGCTACCGGGTGTCGGCGTACCGATCGTGCGCGGGTTGGGACCGACCATGATTCCCCGACCGCAGCGCATGTACCTGCGCTTCGCTTCGCCGATCGACACGTCTCGACCGTCTGATGTCGAGCCTGAGAAGTGGGTCGACACGGTGAAGGAACGAACACAGACCGCACTGGAAACCACCCTGGCTGAGTTGCAGCAGTTGCGGGCGACCGATCCGTTCCGGAACTTGAACCCTTTTGCCTGGAGCAACGCCCTGCAACCTCGATGA
- a CDS encoding alpha/beta fold hydrolase → MPYIDNARGRAYYRHWAAAEPRAAVVFLHGFGEHTGVYHRYGFALNAAGIDLWAVDQFGHGLSPGDRGDFGKIEQSSELADALTELAEGERRGIPLIAQGHSFGSIVTLFRLLGQPDRYRAGVISGAPLVPMPGMLDSDTSFDLDPGWLSDDPFYLDMMENDPLAFVDADGAPLARELDRAWDRFGAELPKLSVPTLAVHGVSDPIAQIGGVRAYAEQIEPLRLAEFPGHHDILNETVHREVAAVIVDFIGEHV, encoded by the coding sequence ATGCCGTACATCGACAACGCCAGAGGCCGCGCTTACTACCGGCACTGGGCGGCCGCCGAGCCACGTGCCGCGGTCGTCTTCCTGCACGGCTTCGGCGAACACACCGGCGTCTACCACCGGTACGGCTTCGCTCTCAACGCCGCAGGCATCGATCTGTGGGCGGTCGACCAGTTCGGCCACGGGCTCAGCCCCGGCGACCGCGGCGACTTCGGCAAGATCGAGCAGAGCTCCGAACTGGCCGATGCGCTGACCGAGTTGGCCGAGGGAGAGCGGCGCGGAATCCCGTTGATCGCGCAGGGCCACTCGTTCGGATCGATCGTCACGCTGTTTCGACTGCTCGGTCAGCCTGACCGGTATCGCGCCGGGGTGATCTCCGGTGCTCCGCTGGTACCCATGCCCGGAATGCTGGACTCGGACACATCTTTCGACCTCGACCCCGGCTGGTTGTCCGACGACCCGTTCTACCTCGACATGATGGAGAACGACCCGTTGGCCTTCGTCGACGCCGACGGTGCGCCGCTGGCGCGCGAGCTGGATCGGGCGTGGGACCGCTTCGGCGCCGAGCTGCCGAAGTTGTCGGTTCCCACGCTGGCCGTCCATGGCGTGAGCGATCCAATCGCGCAGATCGGCGGTGTGCGGGCATACGCAGAGCAGATCGAACCGCTACGGCTCGCGGAGTTCCCGGGCCATCACGACATCCTCAACGAGACCGTGCACCGCGAGGTGGCAGCGGTGATCGTCGATTTCATCGGCGAGCACGTGTAA
- a CDS encoding alpha/beta fold hydrolase: MCCLAGIDEVHPASTGYAESMHFVQTGTGKPILLLHGISQLHNWDPIVPALAREREVIAVDLPGFGESPPLAGEVTIAALTDAVQQFIDEQALEDVDVVGSSMGARMALELARRGHRGAVVALDPGGFWTDVEVKVFGATVGGSLKLVRAIDPVLPALAATAAGRTALLLQFSAKPWRLDADLVTTELRAFRRTPSLDEAMRALVHGPKQQGARAGALQAPVVIGWGEKDRVTLPRQAVRAATLYPDARLHWFADCGHFPHWDRPEETVELILKTTS, translated from the coding sequence ATGTGCTGCTTGGCAGGCATTGACGAGGTTCACCCGGCGTCGACCGGGTATGCGGAGTCGATGCACTTCGTTCAGACCGGTACCGGCAAACCTATTCTGCTGTTGCACGGAATATCGCAACTGCACAACTGGGACCCGATCGTCCCCGCACTGGCCCGTGAGCGGGAGGTGATCGCAGTCGACCTACCAGGTTTCGGCGAGAGCCCGCCGTTGGCCGGTGAAGTGACCATCGCCGCACTGACTGATGCGGTCCAGCAATTCATCGACGAGCAGGCGCTTGAGGATGTGGACGTGGTCGGCAGTTCGATGGGAGCGCGCATGGCGCTCGAACTCGCCCGCCGCGGGCATCGCGGCGCGGTGGTGGCGCTCGATCCGGGCGGCTTCTGGACCGACGTCGAGGTCAAGGTGTTCGGGGCGACGGTCGGCGGATCTCTGAAACTTGTGCGCGCGATCGATCCGGTCCTGCCTGCCCTCGCGGCAACCGCGGCCGGCCGCACTGCCCTGTTGCTGCAGTTCTCGGCCAAACCCTGGCGGCTCGACGCCGACCTGGTGACCACCGAACTGCGTGCCTTCAGGAGGACACCCAGCCTTGACGAGGCCATGCGCGCATTGGTCCACGGACCCAAGCAACAAGGGGCGCGTGCGGGCGCGCTGCAAGCGCCCGTGGTCATCGGCTGGGGCGAGAAAGACCGGGTCACGCTACCTCGTCAGGCGGTCCGCGCCGCCACGCTCTACCCGGACGCGCGGCTGCACTGGTTCGCCGACTGCGGGCACTTCCCACACTGGGACCGACCCGAGGAGACAGTCGAACTGATCCTCAAGACGACCAGCTGA
- a CDS encoding LysR family transcriptional regulator yields the protein MAKTAGGICKNADMTYSTGRRPSADDLLVLLAVGRSGRFTTAAEELGLNHTTISRRIAALEESIGGRVLARVAGAWELTELGREALAAAEVIESAVRSVTVDTGGNRTLEGVVRISATDGFSAYIAAPAAAAVQRLHPKVAVEIVAATRRVTQQRSGLDVEVVVGEPKVHRARAIRLGDYCLGLYGTRDYLTDHGKPSSIADLARYPLVYFIDSMLQVDDLDVATSFAPAMRESVTSTNVFVHVEATRAAAGIGLLPCFMADRHGDLVRVLPDAVAVRLTYWLVTRPETLRRPEVAAVVDAIRDRVRDQQDVLLGRH from the coding sequence ATGGCCAAAACTGCAGGAGGTATCTGCAAAAATGCAGACATGACCTATTCGACTGGCCGCCGACCGAGTGCGGACGATCTGCTGGTGCTGCTGGCGGTCGGGCGATCGGGCCGCTTCACCACCGCCGCGGAGGAACTCGGTCTCAACCACACGACGATCTCGCGACGGATCGCCGCGCTGGAGGAGTCGATCGGAGGGCGGGTGCTGGCCCGCGTCGCCGGCGCCTGGGAGCTGACCGAACTGGGGCGCGAGGCGTTGGCCGCGGCGGAGGTCATCGAGTCCGCAGTCCGGTCGGTGACGGTCGACACCGGCGGTAATCGCACGCTCGAGGGCGTGGTGCGGATCTCGGCGACCGACGGGTTCTCCGCCTACATCGCAGCGCCCGCGGCGGCGGCCGTTCAGCGGCTGCATCCCAAGGTGGCGGTCGAGATCGTCGCCGCGACGCGACGAGTCACGCAACAACGGTCCGGGCTCGACGTCGAGGTCGTGGTCGGCGAGCCGAAGGTGCACCGCGCCAGGGCCATTCGTCTCGGCGACTACTGTCTGGGACTCTACGGCACCCGCGACTACCTGACCGACCACGGGAAACCGAGCAGCATCGCCGACCTGGCCCGCTATCCGCTGGTTTACTTCATCGACTCCATGCTGCAGGTCGACGACCTCGACGTGGCGACGAGTTTCGCACCCGCGATGCGCGAGTCCGTGACGTCGACGAATGTCTTCGTCCATGTGGAAGCGACGCGTGCCGCGGCGGGTATCGGGCTGCTGCCCTGCTTCATGGCCGACCGCCACGGCGACCTTGTCCGGGTACTGCCCGACGCGGTCGCCGTACGGTTGACCTACTGGCTCGTGACCCGTCCCGAGACGCTGCGCAGGCCGGAGGTCGCCGCCGTCGTGGACGCCATCCGAGACCGGGTACGCGATCAGCAGGATGTGCTGCTTGGCAGGCATTGA
- a CDS encoding MFS transporter gives MSATNQSMDHGSGSVTTGLKRVVVASMAGTVVEWYEFFLYATAATLVFNKVFFAEGTSDANALIAALLTYAVGFVARPLGGVVFGHFGDKYGRKKLLQFAILLVGAVTFLMGCLPTYNQIGVWAPILLVVLRFLQGFAVGGEWGGAVLLVAEHSPNKSRAFWASWPQAAVPVGNMLATVVLLVLTGVLSDDAFLSWGWRVAFWLSAVVVVIGYYIRTKVTDAPIFVAAQEEVERVKSVSYGVVEVLKRYPRGVFTAMGLRFAENIMYYLVVTFSIVYLKTEVGADTGDILWWLLVAHAVHFLVIPQVGRLSDRFGRRPVYIVGAILGATWGFFAFPMMNTGNYLPIMAAVILGLIIHAIMYAPQPAIMAEMFPTRMRYSGVSLGYQVTSIVAGSLAPAIATWLLDRFDSWVPIAVYLAAASVITLVAAWFTRETNGIDLKALDEADREQLAKAGVV, from the coding sequence ATGAGCGCCACAAACCAATCGATGGACCACGGGTCGGGATCCGTCACCACCGGCCTCAAACGCGTCGTCGTCGCCTCCATGGCGGGCACGGTCGTCGAATGGTACGAGTTCTTCCTCTACGCCACCGCCGCCACGCTCGTGTTCAACAAGGTGTTCTTCGCCGAGGGCACCAGCGATGCCAATGCGCTCATCGCCGCGCTGCTGACCTATGCGGTCGGCTTCGTGGCGCGCCCGCTCGGCGGCGTGGTGTTCGGGCACTTCGGCGACAAGTACGGCCGCAAGAAGCTGTTGCAGTTCGCGATCCTGCTTGTCGGCGCCGTCACGTTCCTGATGGGATGTCTGCCCACGTACAACCAGATCGGCGTGTGGGCACCGATCCTGCTCGTGGTCCTGCGGTTCCTGCAGGGCTTCGCCGTCGGCGGCGAGTGGGGCGGCGCAGTGTTGCTCGTCGCCGAACACAGCCCGAACAAGAGCCGAGCCTTCTGGGCCAGCTGGCCGCAGGCCGCGGTGCCCGTCGGCAACATGCTGGCCACCGTCGTGCTGCTGGTGCTCACCGGGGTGTTGTCCGACGACGCCTTCCTGTCCTGGGGTTGGCGTGTCGCGTTCTGGCTCTCGGCCGTAGTGGTGGTCATCGGCTACTACATCCGTACCAAGGTGACCGACGCACCGATCTTCGTGGCCGCTCAGGAGGAAGTAGAGCGCGTGAAGTCGGTGTCCTACGGCGTGGTGGAGGTGCTCAAGCGTTATCCCCGTGGTGTTTTCACCGCGATGGGCCTGCGCTTCGCCGAGAACATCATGTACTACCTGGTGGTCACTTTCTCGATCGTCTACCTCAAGACGGAGGTCGGCGCGGACACCGGCGACATCCTGTGGTGGCTGCTGGTTGCGCACGCCGTGCACTTCCTCGTCATCCCACAGGTCGGCCGGCTGTCCGATCGGTTCGGCAGGCGACCGGTCTACATCGTCGGGGCCATACTGGGCGCCACCTGGGGCTTCTTCGCGTTCCCGATGATGAACACCGGGAACTATCTGCCCATCATGGCCGCGGTGATCCTGGGTCTGATCATCCACGCGATCATGTACGCACCGCAGCCGGCCATCATGGCCGAGATGTTCCCCACCCGTATGCGTTATTCCGGTGTGTCGCTGGGCTATCAGGTCACGTCGATCGTCGCCGGGTCGCTGGCGCCGGCGATCGCCACCTGGCTGCTCGACAGGTTCGACTCCTGGGTGCCCATCGCCGTCTACCTCGCCGCCGCCTCGGTGATCACGCTGGTGGCCGCCTGGTTCACTCGGGAGACCAACGGCATCGACCTGAAGGCACTCGACGAGGCCGACCGTGAGCAACTCGCCAAGGCGGGGGTGGTATGA
- a CDS encoding 3-hydroxybutyrate dehydrogenase, translating to MTGLAGRTALVTGGASGIGTACVRELAARGATVTVADLDGAGAKALAGEIGGKAWAVDLSDVHALEDLRLEVDILVNNAGVQHVSPITDFPPERFRFILALMVEAPFLLIRAALPHMYANRFGRIINISSVHGLRASEFKSAYVTAKHGLEGLSKVTALEAGPHDVTSNCVDPGYVRTALVTKQIADQARTHGIGEDEVVEKILLKESAIKRLVEPEEVASLVGWLASPAAGMVTGASYPMDGGWSAR from the coding sequence ATGACCGGCCTCGCCGGCCGCACCGCTCTGGTCACCGGCGGTGCAAGCGGTATCGGCACTGCTTGCGTCCGCGAGCTCGCTGCCCGCGGTGCGACGGTCACCGTGGCGGACCTTGACGGGGCCGGTGCGAAGGCCCTCGCAGGCGAGATCGGCGGAAAGGCCTGGGCCGTCGACCTTTCGGACGTGCACGCGCTGGAGGACTTGCGCCTCGAGGTCGATATCCTGGTGAACAACGCCGGTGTGCAGCACGTCAGCCCGATTACGGATTTCCCGCCGGAGCGGTTCCGCTTCATCCTCGCCCTGATGGTGGAGGCGCCGTTCCTGTTGATCCGCGCCGCCCTGCCGCACATGTACGCGAACAGGTTCGGCCGCATCATCAACATCTCGTCCGTGCACGGCTTGCGCGCATCGGAGTTCAAGAGCGCGTACGTCACCGCCAAACACGGGCTGGAGGGGCTGTCGAAGGTGACGGCGCTCGAGGCCGGGCCCCACGACGTCACCAGCAACTGTGTCGACCCGGGGTACGTTCGAACCGCGTTGGTCACCAAGCAGATCGCCGACCAGGCGCGTACGCACGGCATCGGTGAGGACGAGGTGGTGGAGAAGATCCTGTTGAAGGAGAGTGCGATCAAGCGGCTCGTCGAACCCGAAGAGGTCGCGTCGCTGGTCGGCTGGCTGGCTTCCCCGGCTGCCGGGATGGTGACCGGCGCGTCGTACCCGATGGATGGCGGGTGGAGCGCACGGTGA
- a CDS encoding acetoacetate--CoA ligase, translated as MERTVTGEAQWTPSDSDVADARITDFARFVQDRTGLSFDGYQSLWRWSVDDPGAFWAALWDHFELGERPDTVLASTEMPGAVWFPDTRLNYVDQVVRNARTDRPAIIHVSEGGATTEISWAELVGRAAAFAQRLRSLGVTPGDRVIGYLPNIPEAVIAFLATASIGAIWSACGQDYSAKAALDRLGQLEPSVLVTADGYTYGGKRHNKAADVAALQAGLPTLRATVMASNLTGGADASTLTTTAVDFTHPLWILFSSGTTGLPKGIVHGHGGVLIEHLKAIALQSDIGEDDTFFWYTSPSWMMWNFQVAGLLVGATIVCYDGSPSAPRADALWGIAAQVGATVLGTSPGYVLGCAKAGAVPRKDHDLSALKTVGITGSSLPPSSSLWLRDNVGGNVQVASISGGTDVVSAFIGGVRTVPVWPGELSAPYLGCALDSWDESGNPVRNEVGELVVTQPMPSMPVGFWNDPDGSRYRAAYFEMYPGVWRHGDWITITDRGSVIVHGRSDSTLNRHGIRMGSADIYQAVERLPEVTEALVIGAEQEDGGYWMPLFVVLREGAELTEELRERIKKTVRDEVSPRHVPDEIIVAPGVPHTRTGKKLEVPIKKLFQGADPAKVVERSAVDDPGLLDWYVKQRRT; from the coding sequence GTGGAGCGCACGGTGACCGGCGAAGCGCAGTGGACACCGAGCGACTCGGACGTCGCCGATGCCCGGATCACCGACTTCGCGCGGTTCGTACAGGACCGTACCGGCCTGAGTTTCGACGGCTACCAGTCGCTGTGGCGCTGGTCGGTCGACGATCCAGGCGCGTTCTGGGCCGCGCTGTGGGACCATTTCGAGCTCGGCGAGCGACCCGACACCGTGCTCGCCTCCACCGAGATGCCCGGCGCCGTGTGGTTTCCCGACACCCGGCTCAACTACGTCGATCAGGTGGTGAGAAACGCCCGCACCGACCGGCCCGCCATCATCCACGTCTCCGAAGGCGGCGCCACCACCGAGATCTCCTGGGCCGAACTGGTCGGTCGGGCAGCTGCTTTCGCCCAGCGGCTCCGGTCCCTCGGTGTGACTCCCGGCGACCGGGTGATCGGTTACCTGCCCAACATCCCCGAGGCGGTGATCGCGTTCCTGGCGACTGCGAGCATTGGCGCGATCTGGAGCGCCTGCGGCCAGGACTACTCGGCGAAGGCCGCCCTGGACCGGCTCGGCCAGCTCGAGCCGTCCGTGCTTGTCACCGCCGACGGCTACACGTACGGAGGTAAGCGCCACAACAAGGCCGCCGACGTAGCGGCTCTACAGGCGGGGCTGCCGACGCTGCGCGCCACTGTCATGGCCTCCAATCTCACCGGCGGCGCCGACGCCTCGACGTTGACCACCACGGCCGTCGACTTCACCCATCCGCTGTGGATCCTGTTCTCCTCGGGCACCACCGGTCTGCCCAAGGGCATCGTGCACGGGCATGGCGGTGTGCTGATCGAACACCTCAAGGCCATTGCGCTGCAGTCAGACATCGGAGAAGACGACACCTTCTTCTGGTACACCAGCCCCAGCTGGATGATGTGGAACTTCCAGGTCGCGGGCCTGCTCGTCGGTGCGACGATCGTCTGCTACGACGGCAGCCCCAGCGCTCCGCGTGCCGACGCGTTGTGGGGGATCGCCGCGCAGGTCGGGGCCACGGTGCTGGGCACTAGTCCCGGGTACGTGTTGGGCTGCGCGAAGGCCGGCGCAGTGCCCCGCAAGGACCACGACCTGTCGGCGCTCAAGACGGTCGGCATCACCGGATCGTCGCTGCCGCCGTCGTCGTCGCTGTGGTTGCGCGACAACGTCGGCGGAAATGTGCAGGTCGCGTCGATCAGCGGCGGTACCGATGTGGTGTCGGCGTTCATCGGGGGCGTGCGAACCGTTCCGGTGTGGCCCGGCGAGTTGTCGGCGCCTTACCTGGGGTGTGCGCTGGACTCCTGGGACGAGTCGGGTAATCCGGTGCGCAACGAGGTCGGCGAGTTGGTGGTCACCCAGCCGATGCCGTCGATGCCGGTGGGGTTCTGGAACGATCCTGACGGATCTCGCTACCGCGCCGCCTATTTCGAGATGTACCCGGGTGTGTGGCGGCACGGTGACTGGATCACCATCACCGACCGCGGCAGCGTGATCGTGCACGGCCGATCGGACTCGACGCTCAACCGCCACGGCATCCGGATGGGCAGCGCAGACATCTACCAGGCCGTCGAACGACTCCCCGAGGTCACCGAAGCGCTGGTGATCGGAGCCGAGCAGGAGGACGGCGGCTACTGGATGCCGCTGTTCGTGGTCTTGCGCGAGGGTGCGGAGTTGACCGAGGAGTTGCGCGAGCGCATCAAGAAGACCGTCCGCGACGAGGTGTCGCCGCGGCACGTGCCCGACGAGATCATCGTCGCCCCCGGCGTCCCGCACACCCGCACCGGCAAGAAGCTCGAGGTGCCGATCAAGAAGCTGTTCCAGGGCGCCGACCCCGCGAAGGTGGTGGAGCGCAGCGCCGTTGATGATCCTGGTCTGCTCGACTGGTACGTCAAGCAGCGTCGAACGTGA
- a CDS encoding DUF222 domain-containing protein, whose amino-acid sequence MFESVFDIDSAADEVELRAHIERMERIKSAAAAAQARATALWKRKRTAAEETAGVPAKQRGRGFAGEVALARREAPVQGGRHVGFAIALVNEMPYTLAALESGELSEWRATLIVRESACLSVEHRRMLDARMCRDTDRLDGWGDKRIAAEAKRIACELDVGAVVDRAAKAAADRCVTIRPAPDTMTWVTALLPVAQGVSVYAALKRAADTTFDDRSRGQIMADTLVQRVTGQSATQPISVALNLVMADTTLVGDDESPAWLDGYGPVPAAIARGLTGDACADAAAKAMLRRLYRHPESGQLVAMESRARVFPKGLAAFIGVRDQTCRTPYCNAPIRHRDHAVPKHRAGPTSAVNGLGECEACNYAKEASGWSVTTAERDGEHTAEFTTPTGATYRSTAPPLPGPPVRTLSTLEGRLSIDLVTFDAA is encoded by the coding sequence ATGTTCGAAAGTGTGTTCGATATCGACTCTGCGGCCGATGAGGTGGAGTTGCGGGCGCACATCGAGCGTATGGAACGCATCAAGTCCGCGGCCGCCGCTGCGCAAGCCCGGGCGACCGCGTTGTGGAAGCGCAAGCGCACTGCCGCCGAGGAGACCGCGGGGGTGCCTGCGAAACAACGAGGCCGCGGCTTCGCGGGCGAGGTGGCATTGGCGCGCCGGGAGGCTCCAGTACAAGGCGGCCGACACGTCGGGTTCGCCATAGCTCTGGTGAACGAGATGCCGTACACACTTGCGGCCCTGGAATCCGGGGAGTTGTCGGAATGGCGTGCCACTCTGATCGTGCGCGAGTCGGCGTGCCTGAGCGTCGAACACCGCCGCATGCTCGATGCCCGGATGTGCCGTGACACAGATCGTCTAGACGGCTGGGGAGACAAGCGGATTGCCGCTGAGGCAAAGCGAATCGCATGTGAACTCGACGTGGGCGCAGTAGTCGATCGTGCCGCCAAAGCAGCAGCCGACCGCTGTGTGACCATCCGGCCAGCGCCCGACACGATGACCTGGGTGACAGCGCTCCTGCCGGTGGCCCAGGGAGTGAGCGTGTACGCGGCGTTGAAACGCGCTGCGGATACGACCTTCGACGACCGCAGCCGTGGTCAGATCATGGCGGACACGCTGGTGCAACGAGTGACGGGACAGTCCGCAACACAACCGATTTCAGTTGCTCTGAACCTCGTGATGGCCGACACCACACTCGTCGGTGACGATGAATCACCTGCCTGGCTCGACGGCTACGGCCCAGTGCCGGCCGCGATCGCTCGAGGGCTGACCGGCGATGCGTGTGCCGACGCCGCCGCGAAGGCGATGCTGCGCCGGCTTTACCGCCATCCCGAGAGCGGCCAACTGGTGGCGATGGAGTCGCGAGCGCGCGTCTTCCCGAAGGGATTGGCGGCGTTCATCGGAGTAAGGGATCAGACCTGTCGGACCCCGTACTGCAACGCCCCGATACGCCACCGGGATCACGCGGTACCCAAGCACCGGGCGGGACCGACGAGCGCGGTCAACGGTCTCGGCGAATGTGAAGCGTGCAACTACGCGAAGGAAGCGTCGGGCTGGTCGGTCACGACCGCTGAACGCGACGGCGAGCACACCGCCGAGTTCACCACGCCGACCGGCGCAACATACCGATCGACGGCGCCGCCGCTACCCGGACCACCGGTTCGTACCCTGAGCACCCTCGAGGGCCGGCTCAGCATCGACCTGGTCACGTTCGACGCTGCTTGA
- a CDS encoding pyridoxal phosphate-dependent aminotransferase — translation MDVWLAAADRQRSHGDLVNLSAGQPSAGAPAVVRAAAKEALDTTVLGYTVALGIPELRAAIASSYLYKHGLVVDPNDVVVTTGSSGGFLLTFLACFDVGDRVAIASPGYPCYRNILSALGCEVVEIPCGPETRFQPTARMLAELDPPVQGVVVASPANPTGTVIPPEELAAIASWCASSGVRLISDEVYHGLVYEGAPPTSCAWATSRDAVVVNSFSKYFAMTGWRLGWLLVPQELLRAVDCLTGNFNICPPTLPQLAAVAAFSPESIAESDALLDHYAANRRLLLDGLRSIGIDRLAPTDGAFYVYADVSHLTTDSLTFCSTLLDDTGVAIAPGIDFDPARGGSFVRLSFAGPTSDIEAALERIAAWLG, via the coding sequence ATGGATGTGTGGCTGGCCGCCGCCGATCGGCAACGCAGCCACGGCGACCTGGTGAACCTGTCGGCGGGCCAGCCCAGTGCGGGAGCGCCCGCGGTCGTGCGCGCGGCAGCCAAGGAGGCGCTGGACACCACCGTGCTGGGCTACACCGTCGCGCTGGGCATCCCGGAACTTCGGGCGGCGATCGCCAGTTCCTATCTCTACAAGCACGGGCTCGTCGTCGACCCGAACGACGTCGTGGTGACCACCGGGTCCTCGGGCGGTTTCCTGCTGACGTTCCTGGCCTGTTTCGACGTGGGCGACCGGGTCGCCATCGCGAGCCCCGGCTACCCCTGTTATCGCAACATCCTTTCTGCGCTGGGCTGCGAGGTCGTCGAGATACCGTGCGGCCCGGAGACGAGGTTTCAGCCGACGGCACGGATGCTCGCCGAACTGGACCCGCCGGTTCAGGGCGTCGTCGTGGCGAGCCCGGCCAACCCGACCGGCACGGTCATCCCGCCGGAGGAACTCGCCGCGATCGCGTCGTGGTGCGCGTCGTCCGGTGTTCGACTCATCAGCGACGAGGTGTACCACGGCCTGGTCTACGAAGGCGCACCGCCGACCAGTTGCGCGTGGGCGACGTCGCGCGATGCCGTGGTGGTCAACAGTTTCTCGAAGTACTTCGCGATGACCGGCTGGCGGCTCGGCTGGCTGCTGGTGCCGCAGGAATTGCTACGCGCGGTCGATTGCCTCACCGGCAACTTCAACATCTGTCCGCCGACGCTGCCGCAGCTTGCCGCGGTCGCGGCGTTCAGCCCGGAGTCGATCGCCGAATCCGACGCGCTGCTGGACCATTACGCCGCCAACCGGCGGTTGCTGCTCGACGGGCTGCGCAGTATCGGCATCGACCGACTGGCGCCGACCGACGGCGCGTTCTACGTATACGCCGACGTCTCGCATCTGACGACGGACTCGCTGACGTTCTGCTCGACGCTGCTCGACGACACCGGGGTGGCGATCGCACCGGGCATCGACTTCGACCCGGCGCGCGGGGGATCGTTCGTGCGGTTGTCGTTCGCAGGCCCGACGAGTGACATCGAGGCGGCACTCGAACGCATCGCCGCCTGGCTGGGCTAG